A single genomic interval of Rubrivirga marina harbors:
- the merA gene encoding mercury(II) reductase, which yields MSETLTLTVGGMTCSGCARHVTKALEALPGVASADVPGWESGRADVTLDDDAPTSPADLVGAVEAAGYRAALEGAALEGAAPSEAPAAPASGPAAGYGAPTEPPAVPSGDGAASAVQPEALESLPEGTYDLVVIGGGSAAFAAALKTSELGGRTAIVNDGLPIGGTCVNVGCVPSKATIRAAEAVHRAQRTAFDGVETTGRVADFGAVLAQVRALVADLRQAKYVDVVSGDDAIDLVAGRARLAGRDGGPLAGGGLHTVEVAGGPTLRARSVLVATGARTFVPDVPGLADAGFLTNDTLWDLGAAPDHLVVLGGGYVAVEAAQAFARLGVPVTLLQRSARVLPRQDAALTDALEGFLRADGVTVRTGVATQAVRRGGAETVVEIEVDGRTETVRGSHLLLATGRRGNTDSLGLEALGIDTDKRGFVPVDATLRTSAEGVFAAGDVLGDKMFVYTAAYEGALAARNAQQSLYAGADYTALPWVVFTDPQLAGVGLDLAQAQATGFDAEASTLAMEHVPRALAARDTRGSVTLVRDRETDAVLGARVLAPEGSELLMEVALAVRHGITTRQLADAFHPYLTLSEAVKLAAITFRKDVGQLSCCAA from the coding sequence ATGTCCGAGACCCTGACCCTCACCGTCGGCGGGATGACGTGCTCGGGCTGCGCCCGTCACGTCACCAAGGCGCTCGAGGCGCTCCCCGGCGTGGCCTCGGCCGACGTCCCCGGCTGGGAGTCCGGCCGGGCCGACGTCACGCTCGACGACGACGCGCCCACGAGCCCGGCCGACCTAGTGGGCGCCGTCGAGGCCGCGGGCTACCGCGCCGCTCTCGAAGGCGCCGCCCTCGAAGGCGCCGCACCGAGCGAGGCGCCCGCCGCCCCCGCCTCCGGTCCCGCGGCCGGCTACGGCGCCCCCACCGAGCCCCCGGCCGTCCCCTCAGGCGACGGCGCGGCCTCGGCCGTCCAGCCCGAGGCGCTCGAGTCCCTCCCCGAGGGCACCTACGACCTCGTCGTGATCGGTGGGGGCTCGGCCGCCTTCGCCGCCGCGCTCAAAACGTCGGAGCTCGGCGGGCGCACGGCCATCGTCAACGACGGGCTCCCCATCGGCGGGACGTGCGTGAACGTAGGCTGCGTGCCCTCGAAGGCGACCATCCGCGCGGCCGAGGCCGTCCACCGCGCCCAGCGGACGGCGTTCGACGGCGTCGAGACGACGGGCCGCGTGGCCGATTTCGGCGCCGTGCTCGCCCAGGTCCGCGCCCTCGTCGCCGACCTCCGCCAGGCCAAGTACGTCGACGTGGTCTCGGGCGACGACGCCATCGACCTCGTCGCCGGCCGCGCCCGGCTGGCGGGCCGTGACGGCGGCCCTCTCGCGGGGGGCGGGCTCCACACGGTCGAGGTGGCCGGCGGCCCGACGCTCCGCGCCCGGTCCGTCCTCGTCGCCACCGGCGCCCGGACGTTCGTCCCCGACGTCCCGGGCCTGGCCGACGCGGGCTTCCTGACGAACGACACGCTCTGGGATCTGGGCGCCGCACCGGACCACCTCGTCGTGCTCGGTGGTGGATATGTGGCCGTCGAGGCCGCCCAGGCGTTCGCCCGGCTCGGCGTGCCCGTCACGCTCCTCCAGCGCTCGGCCCGCGTCCTCCCCCGCCAAGACGCCGCGCTCACCGACGCGCTCGAAGGGTTCCTCCGGGCCGACGGCGTCACCGTCCGCACCGGCGTCGCCACGCAGGCCGTCCGCCGCGGGGGCGCCGAGACCGTCGTCGAGATCGAGGTCGACGGCCGCACCGAGACGGTCCGCGGCTCGCACCTCCTGCTCGCGACGGGCCGCCGCGGCAACACCGACAGCCTGGGCCTGGAGGCGCTCGGCATCGACACCGACAAACGGGGCTTCGTGCCCGTCGACGCCACCCTCCGGACATCTGCCGAGGGCGTGTTCGCGGCCGGCGACGTGCTCGGCGACAAGATGTTCGTCTACACGGCGGCGTACGAGGGCGCGCTCGCCGCGCGAAACGCACAGCAGAGCCTCTACGCCGGGGCCGACTACACGGCGCTCCCCTGGGTCGTCTTCACCGACCCCCAGCTCGCCGGCGTCGGCCTCGACCTCGCCCAGGCCCAGGCCACGGGCTTCGACGCCGAGGCCTCGACGCTCGCGATGGAGCACGTCCCCCGCGCCCTGGCTGCGCGCGACACGCGGGGCTCGGTCACGCTCGTCCGCGACCGCGAGACCGACGCCGTCCTCGGCGCCCGGGTCCTGGCGCCCGAGGGCTCGGAGCTCCTGATGGAGGTGGCCCTCGCCGTCCGCCACGGGATCACGACCCGGCAGCTCGCCGACGCCTTCCACCCGTACCTCACCCTCTCCGAGGCCGTCAAGCTCGCCGCCATCACGTTCCGGAAGGACGTCGGCCAGCTGAGCTGCTGCGCCGCCTGA
- a CDS encoding dihydrolipoyl dehydrogenase family protein, translating into MPDPYDLVVLGTGSGASTAAHKCAAAGWRVAVVDSRPYGGTCALRGCDPKKVLVGAEHLVDWGRRMAGHGVDAPPSIDWADLMAFKRTFTEPVPDKREAAFKKKGIDTLHGRARLVAPDALVVDGEDGERRLTFEHLLVATGAEPAPLPFDGAEHVATSTDFLDLDALPEHVVFVGGGYVSMEFAHVVARTAARATVVHRGERPLEAFDPDLVDRLAAHTCEIGVDLRLGTSVVGVERHGDGFRVTTETTGGERWTVDADLVVHGAGRVPALADLDLEAAGVESSKRGVTVDDHLRSVSNPRVWAAGDAADSGGPPLTPVAAHESHVVASNLLKGPHRTPNHDGVPSVAFTGPPLARVGLTEAEADARGLDIEVHTGDTTDWYTYRRVRAEVACYKVLTAGDRVVGAHLLGPGAGELVNVFALAIRHGVSARALRETIWAYPTHASDVPYMV; encoded by the coding sequence ATGCCCGACCCCTACGACCTCGTCGTCCTCGGCACCGGCTCCGGCGCCTCGACGGCCGCCCACAAGTGCGCCGCCGCCGGCTGGCGCGTGGCCGTCGTCGACTCGCGCCCCTACGGCGGGACGTGCGCCCTCCGTGGGTGCGACCCGAAGAAGGTGCTCGTCGGCGCCGAGCACCTCGTCGACTGGGGCCGTCGGATGGCCGGCCACGGCGTCGACGCGCCCCCCTCGATCGACTGGGCCGACCTGATGGCCTTCAAGCGGACGTTCACCGAGCCCGTCCCCGACAAGCGCGAGGCCGCCTTCAAGAAGAAGGGGATCGACACGCTTCATGGCCGCGCCCGCCTGGTCGCCCCCGACGCGCTCGTGGTCGACGGCGAGGACGGCGAGCGTCGCCTGACGTTCGAGCACCTCCTCGTCGCGACGGGCGCCGAGCCGGCCCCGCTCCCGTTCGACGGCGCCGAGCACGTCGCCACGAGCACCGACTTCCTCGACCTGGACGCGCTCCCCGAGCACGTCGTGTTCGTGGGCGGCGGCTACGTCTCGATGGAATTCGCCCACGTCGTCGCCCGGACGGCCGCCCGCGCGACGGTCGTCCACCGCGGCGAGCGGCCGCTCGAGGCCTTCGACCCCGACCTCGTCGACCGCCTCGCGGCCCACACCTGTGAGATCGGCGTCGACCTCCGCCTGGGCACGTCCGTCGTCGGCGTCGAGCGCCACGGCGACGGGTTCCGGGTGACGACCGAGACCACGGGCGGCGAGCGCTGGACGGTCGACGCCGACCTCGTCGTCCACGGGGCCGGCCGGGTCCCCGCCCTCGCCGACCTCGACCTGGAGGCCGCGGGCGTCGAGTCTTCGAAGCGCGGGGTGACGGTCGACGACCACCTCCGGAGCGTCTCGAACCCGCGCGTCTGGGCCGCCGGCGACGCGGCCGACTCGGGCGGCCCGCCGCTCACGCCCGTCGCCGCCCACGAGTCCCACGTCGTGGCGTCGAACCTCCTCAAGGGCCCGCACCGGACGCCGAACCACGACGGCGTCCCCTCGGTCGCCTTCACCGGCCCGCCCCTCGCCCGCGTAGGGCTGACCGAGGCCGAGGCCGACGCGCGGGGCCTCGACATCGAGGTACACACGGGCGACACGACCGACTGGTACACCTACCGCCGGGTCCGGGCCGAGGTCGCGTGCTACAAGGTGCTCACGGCCGGCGACCGCGTCGTGGGCGCGCACCTGCTGGGGCCGGGCGCGGGCGAGCTCGTCAACGTGTTCGCGCTCGCGATCCGCCACGGGGTCTCGGCGCGCGCGCTCCGCGAGACGATCTGGGCCTACCCCACGCACGCCTCCGACGTGCCCTACATGGTGTGA
- a CDS encoding type IV secretory system conjugative DNA transfer family protein — protein sequence MPAPTPPGSRSSVTLVAVLLGSVVVGALYAAAALANAAGYGAHLGPPAVRLVGSGLVVVRCALVLGAGAGLGLAVYGRWRPALAVLLAVVVCAPAWAGPVYAPSDGALWTSQAARTLGADSAEVGLAVKAGAVGGLLALTLLAALTAPRPTRPSSAHGTAAWGEGRTLLDAPAGLVLGRSNGRPPEAGHAVERSRAAGEGRGRRPLGGRKPGGRSTGPLLRYDGPGHVLTVAPTRAGKGVGAVVPNLLDHPGPVVVTDPKGENLALTARYRAGVLGHRVVALDPFGLAPRDLFGDVGRGRIERGRLNPLDLVGLGSADAADDAALLAEMLVVEDGGAGESRFWSDEAKALLAGLALYVALDYDGPGRSLLTVRELLTGDARTFKALLGTMMGHDDPVVRRTGNRMDRKHERELSAVVSTAQSHTHFLDSPRMEAVLGRSTFDPADLRPGRPRRAGHVWGVGDHALPDPEGGAGRLPHPGPLSVYLLLPPDRLDAFSRWLRLSVATTISALARLGPLPGGAPSPERRALFLLDEFAQLGPMPPVRRAVSLMAGYGVQVWPFLQDLGQLRRLYPRDWESFVANADVVQAFGTTDQFTAEYLSKMAGTATVFHQSQSSGRSRGKHSSRSSSAGATETGRPLVTPDELRRLGRDDQVLLVRGEDPVLARRIAYYEDQAFGPRARTRSSTGPPNPSSKPQRTARPAAKV from the coding sequence GTGCCCGCGCCGACACCGCCCGGCTCCCGGTCGTCGGTCACGCTCGTGGCCGTCCTCTTGGGCTCCGTCGTTGTCGGCGCGCTATACGCCGCCGCCGCGCTCGCCAACGCCGCCGGGTACGGCGCCCACCTCGGCCCCCCCGCCGTCCGCCTCGTGGGAAGCGGCCTGGTCGTCGTCCGGTGCGCCCTCGTCCTCGGCGCGGGCGCCGGACTGGGGCTCGCCGTATACGGCCGCTGGCGTCCGGCGCTCGCAGTCCTCCTGGCCGTCGTCGTGTGTGCGCCCGCGTGGGCCGGGCCGGTCTACGCCCCCTCTGACGGGGCGCTCTGGACGTCCCAAGCAGCACGGACGCTCGGGGCCGACTCCGCCGAGGTCGGGCTGGCCGTGAAGGCGGGTGCGGTCGGCGGGCTCCTCGCGCTCACGCTCCTCGCCGCGCTCACGGCGCCCCGTCCCACGCGGCCGTCGTCCGCCCACGGGACGGCCGCGTGGGGCGAGGGCCGGACCCTCCTCGACGCCCCGGCCGGTCTCGTCCTCGGGCGGTCGAACGGGCGGCCTCCCGAGGCGGGGCACGCCGTCGAACGGTCGCGGGCAGCAGGGGAGGGGAGAGGCCGCCGGCCGCTCGGCGGCCGTAAGCCCGGGGGCCGGTCTACCGGCCCGCTCCTCCGCTACGACGGGCCGGGCCACGTCCTCACCGTCGCGCCGACCCGGGCGGGGAAGGGCGTCGGGGCCGTCGTCCCGAACCTCCTCGACCACCCCGGGCCGGTCGTCGTGACCGACCCGAAGGGGGAGAACCTCGCGCTCACGGCGCGCTATCGGGCGGGCGTCCTCGGCCACCGGGTCGTCGCGCTCGACCCGTTCGGGCTCGCGCCCCGGGACCTGTTCGGCGACGTCGGGCGGGGTCGGATCGAGCGCGGGCGGCTCAACCCGCTCGACCTCGTCGGCCTCGGATCCGCCGACGCCGCGGACGACGCCGCGCTCCTCGCCGAGATGTTGGTCGTCGAGGACGGGGGCGCGGGCGAGAGCCGGTTCTGGTCGGACGAGGCCAAGGCGCTCCTCGCCGGGCTCGCCCTCTACGTCGCCCTCGACTACGACGGGCCGGGCCGGTCGCTCCTCACGGTCCGCGAGCTCCTGACCGGCGACGCGCGGACGTTCAAGGCCCTCCTCGGCACGATGATGGGGCACGACGACCCGGTCGTGCGGCGGACGGGGAACCGGATGGACCGGAAGCACGAGCGCGAGCTCTCGGCCGTCGTCTCGACCGCCCAGAGCCACACGCACTTCCTCGACTCGCCCCGGATGGAGGCCGTCCTCGGCCGGAGCACGTTCGACCCGGCCGACCTCCGACCCGGACGCCCCCGCCGCGCCGGGCACGTGTGGGGCGTCGGCGACCACGCGCTGCCGGACCCCGAGGGCGGGGCGGGGCGGCTCCCCCACCCGGGTCCACTCTCGGTCTACCTCCTCCTCCCGCCCGACCGGCTCGACGCCTTCTCGCGGTGGCTCCGGCTCTCGGTCGCGACGACGATCTCGGCCCTCGCGCGGCTCGGGCCGCTTCCGGGCGGGGCGCCGTCGCCGGAGCGGCGCGCGCTGTTCCTCCTCGACGAGTTCGCCCAGCTCGGGCCGATGCCGCCCGTCCGCCGGGCCGTCTCGCTCATGGCCGGGTACGGCGTCCAGGTCTGGCCCTTTTTGCAGGACCTCGGCCAGCTCCGGCGGCTCTACCCCCGCGACTGGGAGTCGTTCGTCGCCAACGCCGACGTGGTCCAGGCGTTCGGGACGACGGACCAGTTCACGGCCGAGTACCTCTCGAAGATGGCCGGGACGGCGACGGTCTTCCACCAGTCGCAGTCGTCGGGGCGGAGTCGGGGGAAGCACTCGTCGCGGTCGTCGTCGGCCGGGGCGACGGAGACGGGCCGGCCGCTCGTGACGCCGGACGAGCTCCGACGGCTGGGGCGCGACGACCAAGTCCTCCTCGTGCGCGGGGAGGACCCGGTGCTGGCCCGCCGGATCGCGTACTACGAAGACCAAGCGTTTGGACCACGCGCTCGGACCAGGTCATCTACTGGCCCCCCGAACCCCAGTAGCAAACCCCAAAGGACAGCTCGACCTGCCGCGAAGGTGTGA
- a CDS encoding VirB8/TrbF family protein: protein MSILDRLTRRPRSAAPSGDGHAGSLPPALAAEAPPKGWARDEKAPPEVLRGRYEFTRQFSDLAKGKRNWQLVAFGSLALLALSVVGLVTLSLQSRVVPYVVEVDRLGRAEAVAPADAVPAAEDRVVTSAVARFVADIRTAYPDPVAQRDAVYRAYAHVAGDARGYLEGYFSDPANDPRQQGRGYRRAVEVTNVLPVPGAAEGGPATYRVQWNEREESPREGVRERAWEGYLSVTVAPPTTTEAVERNPLGVFVTDLSWSPLAPTAGDAAPSDSDTEVEERPAQRETETPPVRRPVSAPPRRPAAAEAP, encoded by the coding sequence ATGTCGATCCTCGACCGCCTCACCCGCCGTCCCCGCTCTGCCGCCCCCTCGGGCGACGGCCATGCGGGGAGCCTGCCCCCCGCTCTCGCCGCTGAGGCCCCGCCCAAAGGGTGGGCGCGGGACGAGAAGGCGCCGCCGGAGGTGCTGCGGGGCCGGTACGAGTTCACCCGCCAGTTCTCCGACCTCGCGAAGGGGAAGCGGAACTGGCAGCTCGTCGCGTTCGGGTCGCTCGCGCTCCTCGCCCTCTCGGTCGTCGGCCTGGTCACGCTCTCGCTCCAGAGCCGCGTCGTCCCCTACGTCGTCGAGGTGGACCGGCTCGGCCGCGCGGAGGCCGTCGCTCCGGCCGACGCCGTCCCCGCCGCCGAGGACCGCGTCGTGACGTCGGCCGTCGCCCGGTTCGTCGCCGACATCCGGACGGCGTACCCGGACCCGGTCGCCCAGCGCGACGCCGTCTATCGGGCCTACGCCCACGTCGCCGGCGACGCCCGGGGCTACCTCGAGGGGTACTTCTCCGACCCCGCCAACGACCCTCGCCAGCAGGGGAGGGGGTACCGCCGGGCCGTCGAGGTCACGAACGTGCTCCCGGTCCCCGGCGCCGCCGAGGGCGGGCCGGCGACGTACCGGGTCCAGTGGAACGAGCGCGAGGAGTCCCCGCGCGAGGGCGTGCGGGAGCGGGCGTGGGAGGGGTACCTCTCGGTCACAGTCGCGCCACCGACGACGACGGAGGCCGTCGAGCGGAACCCGCTCGGGGTCTTCGTGACCGACCTCTCGTGGAGCCCGCTCGCCCCGACGGCAGGCGACGCCGCGCCCTCCGACTCCGACACCGAGGTGGAGGAGCGCCCGGCCCAGCGGGAGACCGAGACGCCGCCCGTCAGGCGGCCGGTGAGCGCCCCGCCCCGCCGCCCGGCCGCTGCCGAGGCCCCGTAG